Within the Halobaculum limi genome, the region AGCCGGTCGTCGTCGACAACTCCGGCGATCTCGCGGCCACGCGAGCACGGGTCCGAGACCTGTTCTGAGTCTGCGCGTCCTGCGTCCGCACCCCGCTATCGCAACCGTCTCTCGTCGCCGCGTGCCCGTGATACCGAAGGCTTTTGCTCGGGCCATCATTCGATTCCGTCGATGAGAACACGCGCGGTCGAGTTGGTCCTCGCCGGCGTCCTCCTGTTCGGCCTCACCGTCGCGGGCAGCGCGCTGGTGGCTCCCGACCGGTCGCCCACCACTCCCGCCGACGGCGCGGAGCGGGCGACGCTCGTCGGGTCGCAGGGCGGCGGCCCCGGCTGGCACCAGTACGGGAGTGTCTATCTGGTGAACAACTCTGAGGTCGAGTGGCGCGAGGACTCCGCAGACAGCTACTTCGACGTCCAACGACTGCCAGACGGCAACGTGCTGGCGGGCTTCATGGACAGCGGCTACGAGGAGTGTGGCCCCTACGAGTCGCCGTGTGCCCACACCGGCTTCCGGATCATCGACCCTGACGCGGACGGCGGGCCGACGGTCGTCGAGGAGTACGGCTTCCCAGTGCGCACGGAGACGAACAGCGAGATTCACGACGCCGAACCCCTCCCGAACGGCGGCTTCGCGATGACCGATATGGATCACGAGCGCATCCTCGTCGTCGAGGACGGCGAGGTGGTCTGGACGTGGAACGCCTCGACCATCTACGACGCACCCGCGGACCCGACCCGAACTGACTGGCTCCACATCAACGACATCGACCGCATCGGCGAGGATCGCTTCCTCGTGTCGGTGCGCAACGCGAACCAACTGGTCATCGTCGAGCGGACCGACGACGGCGGCAGCGAGGTCGTCGAGATAATCAACGCCGACGAGGAGGGCTCGCCGGATGACTCCTGTACCGGCAACGGCCAACTGCGCGACACCGACGGCGACGGCGACGTGCG harbors:
- a CDS encoding aryl-sulfate sulfotransferase — encoded protein: MRTRAVELVLAGVLLFGLTVAGSALVAPDRSPTTPADGAERATLVGSQGGGPGWHQYGSVYLVNNSEVEWREDSADSYFDVQRLPDGNVLAGFMDSGYEECGPYESPCAHTGFRIIDPDADGGPTVVEEYGFPVRTETNSEIHDAEPLPNGGFAMTDMDHERILVVEDGEVVWTWNASTIYDAPADPTRTDWLHINDIDRIGEDRFLVSVRNANQLVIVERTDDGGSEVVEIINADEEGSPDDSCTGNGQLRDTDGDGDVRCGDPTILDHQHNPQWLGDGAVLVADSDNDRVVELHRTESGEWDIAWVVRSADGQSLRWPRDADRLENGHTLITDTLNKRIVELDENGTVVWSYATERIPYEADRVPREFQGTEADLPRATSDGVDPGSVEAESGVPVLSALVVGVRAVAPWAPVWFAETQVGLTLVSLALVLAGGVVAVRNRLSI